A single genomic interval of Methylicorpusculum oleiharenae harbors:
- a CDS encoding IS481 family transposase: MPTDSLLALRQRLDRLPPKSPERAAQVKSIAELYAVSTDTVYRALRDLHKPKAAQRGDRGKPRVLPKPELEHYCELIAALKLRTTNKKGRHVSTCRAIELMEKYGLETPQGLIRVPKGLLTASTVNYYLSYWKLDQPRLTRQPPAVRFQAELSNACWQFDMSPSELKHVKAPLWIEPSRGAPTLMLYSIVDDRSGVGYEEYRCVYGEDAESALRFLFNAMAPKPYMPDFPFQGIPEMIYMDCGPVSKSRVFQNVMDALGTNWQTHMPAGKDGRRVTARATGKVERPFRTVKEVHETLYHFHQPQNEAEANLWLQNYLLDYNRKPHRSEPHTRLEDWLANLPAIGFREMCSWEQFCRFAREPERHKVGADARVSVDGTAYEVAPELAGETVLLLWGLFDTELYVEYDGERSGPYAPISGPIPLNRYRAFKKTAIDEKADRIRQLADQLGLPIAALTGETDFQLTEPAILKEDLPRQPFITDLQEYHYPSKIAAKLAIADEIAKPLAKLTPNDRAFIDNVLAETLARSIVLTRIREYFRHQETQGGQHAG; encoded by the coding sequence ATTCCAACTGACTCGCTGTTGGCATTGCGCCAACGGCTGGATCGATTGCCCCCAAAAAGTCCGGAACGAGCTGCCCAGGTCAAATCCATCGCCGAACTCTACGCCGTTTCCACCGACACGGTTTATCGCGCACTCCGGGATTTACACAAACCCAAGGCCGCCCAGCGCGGCGACCGTGGCAAACCGCGTGTGCTACCGAAACCAGAACTGGAGCACTACTGCGAACTGATCGCGGCATTGAAACTGCGGACGACTAACAAGAAGGGCCGCCATGTTTCCACTTGCCGGGCCATCGAACTGATGGAAAAATATGGCTTAGAAACCCCACAAGGATTGATCCGTGTTCCCAAAGGTTTATTAACTGCCAGTACAGTAAATTATTACCTGAGCTACTGGAAACTCGATCAACCGCGATTGACCCGACAACCCCCCGCAGTGCGGTTCCAGGCCGAATTAAGCAACGCTTGCTGGCAATTCGATATGTCGCCTTCCGAGCTTAAACATGTTAAAGCACCCTTGTGGATTGAACCCAGCCGAGGTGCGCCCACCCTGATGCTATACAGCATTGTCGATGACCGCAGTGGAGTAGGGTATGAGGAATATCGTTGTGTCTACGGTGAAGATGCCGAATCGGCGTTGCGGTTTCTGTTCAATGCCATGGCGCCCAAACCCTACATGCCGGATTTTCCGTTTCAAGGCATTCCGGAAATGATCTACATGGATTGTGGCCCGGTGTCCAAGAGCCGGGTTTTCCAGAATGTGATGGATGCATTGGGTACCAATTGGCAAACCCACATGCCAGCGGGAAAAGATGGCCGCCGCGTCACTGCTCGTGCTACCGGCAAAGTTGAACGGCCGTTTCGTACCGTGAAAGAGGTACATGAAACCCTGTATCATTTCCATCAGCCGCAGAATGAGGCCGAAGCCAACTTGTGGTTGCAAAATTATTTGTTGGACTACAACCGGAAGCCACATCGGAGCGAACCACACACACGGCTGGAGGACTGGCTCGCCAACTTGCCGGCAATTGGTTTTCGCGAAATGTGTTCCTGGGAACAGTTTTGCCGGTTTGCTCGGGAGCCAGAGCGGCACAAGGTCGGGGCCGATGCGCGGGTTTCGGTGGATGGTACCGCCTATGAGGTAGCGCCGGAACTGGCCGGTGAAACCGTGTTGCTACTATGGGGGTTATTCGACACCGAACTCTATGTCGAATACGATGGCGAACGTTCCGGGCCATACGCTCCTATTTCAGGCCCCATTCCCCTTAATCGGTACCGGGCCTTCAAGAAAACGGCAATAGACGAAAAGGCTGATCGCATCCGGCAACTTGCCGATCAACTCGGGCTTCCCATCGCCGCATTAACCGGTGAAACGGATTTCCAACTGACGGAACCGGCGATATTAAAGGAAGATCTGCCGCGGCAGCCCTTCATCACCGACCTTCAGGAATACCATTATCCTAGCAAGATCGCGGCTAAGCTGGCTATCGCCGATGAAATTGCCAAGCCATTAGCTAAGCTTACACCCAATGATCGCGCATTCATCGACAACGTGCTAGCCGAAACCCTCGCGCGAAGTATCGTACTTACACGCATCCGGGAATACTTTAGACACCAAGAAACCCAAGGGGGTCAACATGCGGGTTGA
- a CDS encoding ATP-binding protein: MMDEIVGLLGRDDLVAELVTEIRKGKHVILTGPVGIGKSAVLKAALVKVAAHAAGGLLITLHDHQAKGQFVEMARQMLALGLISAKELELPAKFHGVPGSEIDWREVKSQVNRMSMRDLTHAIIPALARADSKPVIAADDLTSLTPTQMAFWLAIFDHAQVIGCASDKKARVRKLWWKMKEIAVKPLPAEVIRQVVKKYIETQGVLIESPDLYISHVVKQSGGVPQAIYDMLDESGKERIIDKRKVREMRHEAGVAYLDFTPMIMILGALIVSMRYVGMGTGDKTLYIIGGIGAAMFLTFRFFIFKGVGR; this comes from the coding sequence ATGATGGATGAGATCGTTGGGTTGCTGGGCCGTGATGATCTGGTCGCCGAGCTGGTGACCGAGATCCGCAAGGGCAAGCACGTTATTTTGACCGGCCCGGTCGGCATCGGTAAATCGGCGGTGCTGAAAGCGGCGCTGGTCAAGGTCGCGGCGCATGCTGCCGGGGGCTTGCTGATCACCTTGCACGATCACCAGGCGAAAGGCCAGTTTGTGGAAATGGCTCGGCAGATGCTGGCTTTGGGCTTGATCAGTGCCAAGGAATTGGAGTTGCCGGCCAAGTTTCACGGCGTGCCGGGGTCTGAAATCGATTGGCGGGAAGTCAAAAGCCAGGTCAACCGGATGAGCATGCGCGATCTGACCCATGCGATCATTCCGGCATTGGCCCGGGCCGACAGCAAGCCGGTGATTGCTGCCGATGATCTGACGTCGCTCACACCTACGCAAATGGCCTTCTGGCTGGCCATTTTCGATCATGCCCAGGTGATCGGCTGCGCTTCCGATAAAAAAGCCCGGGTGCGTAAGCTCTGGTGGAAAATGAAGGAGATTGCCGTTAAGCCATTGCCGGCGGAAGTGATTCGCCAGGTCGTCAAAAAGTACATCGAAACCCAAGGTGTGTTGATCGAATCGCCGGACCTTTACATTTCCCACGTCGTCAAGCAGTCGGGCGGGGTGCCGCAGGCGATCTACGACATGCTGGATGAATCCGGCAAAGAGCGGATTATCGACAAGCGCAAGGTGCGGGAAATGCGGCATGAGGCCGGCGTGGCCTACCTGGATTTTACGCCGATGATCATGATTCTGGGCGCACTGATCGTGTCGATGCGTTATGTGGGCATGGGGACCGGTGATAAGACCTTGTACATCATTGGCGGTATCGGCGCGGCGATGTTCCTGACGTTCCGGTTCTTTATCTTCAAAGGGGTAGGGCGGTAG
- a CDS encoding DUF6236 family protein, translated as MRYGLYYPSIEFRDVDFLKKSLLVWDRVFRIVPPSYKPNDDSAISEAVAEGLVVDLNVDDYEKSKAAHGFLDFYHVRKSSGNLTWPAGLDSPTFVRIDPEKIEARLLPLFEQLAKQVTGDRFLQVPPDLAGGYMFYLANSVAKQRDLQLITDSPDTWVVGSYFAHAGNFSEQVYQENGDAFLCNLAITDLLPDELHEVSMDDILRFVEKHRDERAAFQDELERFRMELSRCNNKQHAHYIVSDFVHRLKRAKEDYRKAIGPFSKRELCSIFSGGLSATLSVLSLPTIGGGDPYDPVRLCSGVLLGGVSALATRSMIPVDKGGASYLISLDRLSTTPSWQLHRTFEEFIND; from the coding sequence TTGAGGTATGGTCTCTACTATCCCAGTATTGAGTTTCGTGATGTGGATTTCCTTAAGAAATCCCTATTGGTCTGGGATCGCGTCTTTCGTATCGTTCCGCCATCATATAAACCTAATGACGATTCAGCTATCAGTGAAGCCGTAGCTGAAGGGTTAGTTGTCGATTTGAATGTGGACGATTACGAGAAGTCCAAGGCTGCTCATGGATTCCTAGATTTCTATCACGTTCGAAAAAGTTCAGGTAACCTAACTTGGCCTGCGGGCTTGGATTCACCCACATTTGTCCGAATTGATCCAGAAAAGATTGAGGCTAGGCTTCTACCTCTTTTTGAACAGCTTGCCAAGCAAGTTACAGGAGATAGATTCCTGCAAGTCCCGCCTGATCTTGCGGGCGGTTATATGTTCTATTTGGCAAACAGCGTCGCCAAGCAGCGTGACCTTCAATTAATTACCGATTCACCAGATACCTGGGTTGTTGGTTCATACTTCGCTCACGCAGGGAACTTTTCTGAGCAGGTATATCAGGAAAACGGTGATGCTTTTCTATGCAACCTTGCGATTACTGACTTGCTACCGGATGAGCTTCACGAAGTTTCTATGGATGATATACTCCGTTTTGTTGAAAAGCATAGAGATGAGCGTGCTGCGTTCCAAGACGAACTTGAACGTTTTCGAATGGAACTTTCTCGATGCAATAATAAACAGCACGCTCACTATATTGTTAGTGACTTTGTTCATCGCCTAAAGCGTGCAAAAGAAGATTACAGAAAGGCGATAGGGCCGTTTAGCAAGCGCGAACTTTGCAGTATCTTCTCTGGCGGATTGTCTGCCACGTTAAGCGTGTTGTCTTTGCCAACGATAGGCGGCGGAGATCCTTATGACCCGGTCCGCTTATGCTCTGGAGTATTGTTAGGTGGGGTTTCTGCTTTGGCAACGAGAAGCATGATCCCCGTTGACAAGGGAGGCGCTTCCTATCTAATTTCTTTAGATCGCTTGTCTACTACGCCAAGTTGGCAACTGCACCGCACGTTCGAAGAATTCATTAACGATTAG
- a CDS encoding putative iron-sulfur cluster-binding metallochaperone: MSDCCSPNTPTKTKQICPECGSTCKSVGMPTLYHQVRFPENEAIITDSYFFCPAKTCSVGYFSSAGNIIIPKQHFRSYRAIQNDGLCYCFDIDAEQYLTALKDQRAEPIKAFVMQRTQAGECACEIRNPSGQCCLANFKRLENERKTDVK; this comes from the coding sequence ATGTCTGATTGTTGCAGCCCAAATACACCTACTAAAACCAAACAGATTTGTCCTGAATGCGGCTCCACTTGTAAAAGTGTCGGTATGCCTACGCTTTATCATCAGGTCAGGTTTCCCGAGAATGAGGCAATTATCACTGACAGCTATTTTTTTTGCCCTGCCAAAACATGCTCAGTTGGGTACTTTTCCAGTGCGGGCAACATCATTATTCCAAAACAGCATTTCCGAAGTTATCGAGCCATTCAAAACGACGGGCTTTGTTACTGTTTTGATATTGACGCCGAGCAGTATTTAACGGCGTTAAAAGATCAACGGGCAGAGCCGATCAAAGCTTTCGTCATGCAACGAACTCAAGCCGGGGAATGTGCGTGTGAAATTAGAAACCCGTCAGGCCAATGCTGTTTAGCGAATTTCAAGCGTTTAGAAAATGAGCGCAAAACAGATGTCAAATGA
- a CDS encoding MerR family transcriptional regulator produces the protein MSPLTIGKLAKQTEVTIETIRHYQRIGLLTEPEKPQGGYRCYSDDAITRIRFIKRAQQAGFTLKEIATLLSLDGAHCTDIRQLAEQKCQQINQQIKDLTALRQVLVTLVNDCQETASFERCAILDAFSDDASTKP, from the coding sequence ATGTCGCCTTTAACCATCGGCAAACTTGCCAAGCAAACCGAAGTCACCATTGAGACTATCCGCCACTATCAACGCATTGGTTTACTGACGGAACCAGAGAAACCCCAGGGTGGCTACCGATGTTATTCAGATGATGCGATTACTCGAATCCGCTTTATCAAGCGCGCTCAACAGGCTGGATTTACCTTGAAGGAAATTGCCACTTTATTATCTCTCGATGGAGCTCATTGCACGGATATACGACAACTCGCCGAGCAGAAATGCCAGCAGATCAATCAACAGATTAAGGATTTAACGGCTCTCCGTCAGGTATTGGTAACCCTGGTCAATGACTGTCAGGAGACAGCATCATTCGAGCGTTGCGCCATTCTCGATGCGTTTAGCGATGATGCTTCAACCAAGCCCTGA
- a CDS encoding recombinase family protein, with translation MLIGYARVSTDDQNLDLQRDALEKAGCEKIYTDQQSGASTDRLGLAGVLEIARSDDTLVVWRLDRLGRSLKHLIHLVEKLEQQGIGLRSLQENIDTTTSGGRLVFHLFGALAEFERNLIRERTQAGLSAARARGRLGGRPKLLDPKKRELALRLYKERQHSIVEICQIMGISKSTLYNYLAEQGVNARDAA, from the coding sequence ATGTTGATCGGTTATGCCAGGGTGTCCACTGATGATCAGAATCTGGACTTGCAACGGGACGCGCTTGAAAAAGCGGGTTGCGAAAAGATTTACACGGATCAGCAGAGCGGTGCTAGTACCGACCGTCTTGGTCTGGCCGGTGTTCTGGAAATAGCCCGCTCAGATGACACGCTGGTGGTTTGGCGTCTGGATCGACTGGGGCGCTCTTTGAAACATCTGATCCACCTGGTTGAAAAACTGGAACAGCAAGGCATCGGACTCCGAAGCCTGCAAGAGAATATTGATACCACCACCAGTGGTGGCCGATTGGTGTTTCATCTGTTCGGCGCTTTGGCTGAGTTCGAACGCAACCTGATTCGCGAACGCACCCAGGCGGGATTGTCGGCAGCGCGTGCACGAGGACGGCTAGGCGGTCGGCCAAAGCTACTTGATCCGAAAAAACGCGAGCTAGCGTTACGCCTTTATAAAGAACGCCAACACAGCATCGTGGAAATCTGCCAAATCATGGGGATTTCCAAAAGCACTCTGTATAACTATCTCGCGGAGCAGGGTGTCAATGCCCGCGACGCGGCATAG
- a CDS encoding permease prefix domain 2-containing transporter, with the protein MNNKQADNNIDHLLDELKVVVNATKFYFTDRRSQSFRHHINAMKELNSVYQGSIHRIFSITVFKKTIPEDVLQKQPYVIVGPPQLAEYLLYLFIPKSNRDAILGDLEEDYRTVYQKFGSKLALMFYWWQVVTSIWPLVSASVEKLFKLIFKGILIKLSISK; encoded by the coding sequence ATGAACAACAAACAAGCCGATAACAATATTGACCATTTATTAGACGAGCTTAAGGTTGTAGTAAATGCAACCAAATTTTATTTTACTGATAGAAGAAGTCAATCATTTCGTCATCATATCAATGCAATGAAAGAGTTGAATTCTGTTTATCAAGGTAGCATTCACAGAATTTTTTCTATAACTGTTTTTAAAAAAACAATACCTGAAGATGTTTTACAAAAACAGCCGTATGTCATAGTGGGGCCGCCACAATTAGCTGAATATCTCCTTTATTTATTTATCCCAAAGAGTAATAGAGATGCGATCCTTGGCGATTTAGAGGAGGATTACAGAACCGTTTATCAAAAATTCGGTTCAAAACTTGCATTGATGTTTTATTGGTGGCAAGTCGTTACTTCAATTTGGCCACTAGTTTCAGCGTCGGTCGAAAAACTGTTTAAGCTGATTTTTAAAGGGATCTTGATCAAATTATCAATCAGCAAATAA
- a CDS encoding serine/threonine-protein kinase has product MTDHIYSPSDLIADRYFIEKFLAAGGMQEVYVATDRILKRKVAVKTPKNDSASKRFKASAALSARISHPYVAKTYDYLESSERAHLVEELVPGCNLEEFITHTMPYPDSHLVAQCLHQLSMALRASHQVGVVHRDLKPSNIIVEQSSKGLEFKITDFGIAKLAEEELERAAKTQSTILNSSTMFGALPYMSPEIIENPKKADTPSDVWALGAIIYRLMMGQAPFGEGLGAIPKIVSGILPVHPSRLSALNQFKPLTETLWAIIQKCFSMNPTERPTAFELADMAASVCYSTFPRRIGVVKSFPATTNGSFGYISTEGSDVFFHRDSYYDSKVEIGQKVYFSAHPGSPQDRAHPIVPIKKVINT; this is encoded by the coding sequence ATGACAGACCACATTTACTCGCCTTCCGACTTAATCGCGGACCGTTACTTCATTGAAAAGTTTTTAGCAGCTGGCGGTATGCAAGAGGTTTATGTTGCTACGGATCGTATTTTAAAAAGAAAAGTTGCTGTAAAGACCCCCAAAAACGACTCCGCCAGTAAACGCTTCAAGGCCAGTGCCGCATTGAGTGCGCGCATAAGCCACCCTTATGTTGCGAAGACTTATGACTATCTTGAGAGCAGTGAGCGGGCCCATTTAGTAGAAGAACTGGTTCCAGGCTGCAACCTGGAAGAATTTATTACGCACACGATGCCATACCCGGACTCCCACTTGGTAGCACAATGCCTACACCAACTATCAATGGCACTTCGCGCCTCTCATCAAGTTGGCGTCGTTCATCGCGACTTAAAGCCAAGCAATATTATCGTTGAGCAATCTAGTAAAGGCCTCGAGTTTAAAATAACTGACTTCGGTATCGCAAAATTAGCCGAGGAGGAGCTGGAGCGAGCTGCTAAAACTCAATCAACTATTTTGAATAGCTCGACAATGTTTGGGGCATTGCCATACATGAGCCCGGAAATAATTGAAAACCCAAAGAAGGCTGATACCCCATCCGATGTATGGGCTTTGGGCGCAATAATTTATAGGCTCATGATGGGACAAGCACCTTTTGGTGAAGGGCTTGGAGCAATCCCGAAAATTGTTTCAGGAATTTTACCAGTGCATCCATCAAGGCTTTCTGCGCTTAACCAATTTAAGCCGCTGACAGAAACCCTTTGGGCGATTATCCAAAAGTGCTTCAGCATGAACCCAACAGAGCGTCCGACAGCATTCGAACTTGCCGATATGGCCGCATCGGTTTGTTATAGCACCTTTCCTCGGCGCATAGGAGTTGTGAAATCCTTCCCTGCTACCACTAACGGATCATTTGGATATATTTCGACAGAAGGCTCGGACGTTTTTTTTCACAGAGACAGTTATTACGACTCAAAGGTAGAGATCGGACAAAAAGTTTATTTTTCCGCTCACCCTGGATCGCCCCAAGACCGAGCCCATCCGATTGTGCCAATTAAGAAAGTCATTAACACTTAA
- a CDS encoding HU family DNA-binding protein produces the protein MNKSDLITAIAEHANLTKADAGRGLEGIIKSIETALKAGDSVALVGFGSFEVKERAERKGRNPQTGEEITIAAAKLPSFKAGKSLKDTVNV, from the coding sequence ATGAACAAATCTGATCTGATCACTGCTATCGCTGAACACGCCAATCTAACCAAAGCTGACGCCGGTCGTGGCTTAGAGGGCATTATAAAATCCATCGAAACCGCTTTAAAAGCAGGTGATTCGGTGGCCTTGGTAGGTTTTGGCAGTTTTGAAGTCAAGGAACGAGCCGAACGTAAAGGTCGCAACCCACAAACCGGGGAAGAAATCACCATCGCCGCTGCAAAATTGCCGAGTTTTAAAGCCGGTAAATCTTTAAAAGACACTGTTAATGTCTAA
- a CDS encoding serine/threonine-protein kinase has translation MTLPARYKPILPPISGGFGHAIICEDQVLQRKVAIKKINHSAHLNRLIDEVVALQEAKSKHVVEIYDVLINSTGTDISIVEEYLPGSDLLLFAFNPLNLEEFYKLGFQVATGIAEIHARMVVHRDIKPNNMKYDAAGYIRIFDFGLAKTTTLPTSTVTLTGTPGYMAPELFNSPPIIDKPIDIYAFGAMMFDLITGNLPPCAMPWPQKPVALAPADGIGNKGLSNTRIAHLIDKCLAVPPNDRPSAAEIAIAFQRELLYGQHKATLVSSSQTLILDTIGKSVKASHQVNSIEVAYDGFDFNVGSVIGHVYVNNQNAVQGMVLSGSHVITLGSSGLRKFVTFDVSHPEVKI, from the coding sequence TTGACGTTACCTGCTCGTTACAAGCCTATTCTCCCTCCTATTTCTGGTGGCTTTGGACATGCAATTATCTGCGAAGACCAAGTTCTTCAACGTAAAGTCGCTATTAAGAAGATAAACCACTCTGCCCATTTGAACCGATTAATTGATGAGGTAGTTGCGCTGCAAGAAGCTAAGTCTAAACACGTTGTAGAAATCTATGACGTGCTAATTAATAGCACAGGGACGGATATTTCTATCGTTGAGGAGTACTTGCCTGGCAGTGATCTATTATTATTTGCATTCAATCCACTCAATTTGGAGGAATTTTATAAACTTGGATTTCAGGTAGCAACAGGAATAGCAGAAATACATGCCCGAATGGTTGTGCATCGTGACATCAAGCCGAACAACATGAAATACGATGCAGCTGGCTATATTCGCATCTTCGACTTCGGGCTTGCCAAGACAACCACATTGCCCACTTCAACGGTAACCCTCACTGGCACTCCTGGCTATATGGCCCCCGAACTATTTAACTCGCCGCCGATAATTGATAAACCAATTGACATATATGCGTTTGGAGCCATGATGTTCGATCTGATAACCGGGAATCTACCTCCTTGCGCCATGCCTTGGCCACAAAAACCGGTTGCTCTAGCTCCCGCTGATGGCATAGGAAATAAAGGGCTAAGCAATACTAGGATTGCCCACCTTATTGACAAATGCCTGGCGGTGCCTCCAAACGACAGGCCATCTGCTGCGGAAATTGCTATAGCCTTCCAACGGGAACTCTTATATGGCCAACATAAAGCCACTTTAGTATCTTCTAGCCAAACCTTGATACTCGACACTATCGGCAAATCGGTGAAGGCTTCTCATCAGGTGAACTCCATAGAAGTTGCTTACGATGGATTTGATTTCAACGTTGGTTCGGTTATTGGTCATGTGTATGTAAATAACCAAAACGCTGTTCAAGGTATGGTGCTATCCGGATCGCATGTCATTACTCTTGGAAGTTCCGGGCTCCGTAAGTTTGTAACGTTCGACGTAAGCCATCCTGAGGTGAAGATATGA
- a CDS encoding PadR family transcriptional regulator: protein MKNNEVKDKPVSMGDLERFILLAIINNHNNSYGVEIRREIKEKIGKDVSVGALYTTLDRIETKGLVKSKAGEATEERSGRQKKYFQVTALGQNSLNQSLREIALMANVNPIAI, encoded by the coding sequence ATGAAAAATAATGAGGTCAAAGATAAACCCGTTTCAATGGGTGATTTGGAAAGATTTATTTTATTAGCAATTATCAACAATCATAACAATAGTTATGGCGTTGAAATTAGGCGCGAAATAAAGGAAAAAATAGGAAAGGATGTTTCTGTAGGTGCTTTGTATACGACTTTAGATAGAATTGAAACAAAAGGCCTTGTAAAGTCTAAAGCGGGTGAAGCGACTGAAGAGCGCAGTGGGCGACAAAAAAAATATTTTCAGGTTACGGCATTGGGACAAAATTCATTGAACCAATCTCTGCGTGAGATTGCTTTGATGGCTAACGTCAACCCAATTGCAATTTAA
- a CDS encoding metal-dependent hydrolase, with protein sequence MLAATHAAFSTALYLGGAAVFEYQTDPVSWGLAILFSFMPDIDIPTSRVGRPLFWLSVPLEKRFGHRTITHSVIGVAILAALASPLYFAYPLCFWSVLGGYWSHIQIGRP encoded by the coding sequence ATGTTAGCCGCCACCCACGCCGCCTTTTCCACTGCGCTTTATTTAGGCGGCGCGGCGGTATTCGAATACCAGACCGATCCCGTTTCCTGGGGCCTGGCCATCCTGTTTTCCTTCATGCCTGATATCGATATCCCGACCTCGCGGGTAGGGCGGCCGCTATTCTGGCTATCGGTACCTTTGGAAAAGCGCTTTGGCCACCGCACCATTACCCATTCCGTTATCGGCGTGGCCATCCTGGCGGCGCTGGCTTCACCGCTGTATTTTGCCTATCCGCTGTGCTTCTGGTCCGTCCTGGGCGGCTACTGGTCCCATATCCAGATCGGCCGACCGTAA
- a CDS encoding ExeA family protein, which yields MRVEVMDYYGLTKPLNRAGYYETEHHSQLFKNIRGAIHEGRIIVLYGVIGSGKTVTLRRLQQQLKDENKVTVSRSQAVEKHNVKLNTLMAALFYDLSAGKKVRIPSRSEDRERELQELVKKGKRPVALFIDDAHALKDDALTGIKRLMEVIESDGGCLSVVLAGWPKLRNDLRRPKLEEIGLRTDMFSMDGITGSQREYIRWLLTTCTGRQEGIEALMTADAIDLLASRLRTALQIEWHLTQAFEAGYQSGELPVDAELVETVLSKHLDDMEATITRQGYGLRELVQNFDAKPAEIKALFANQLDPVRASELRDRMRLAGLPI from the coding sequence ATGCGGGTTGAAGTGATGGACTATTATGGGCTAACCAAACCACTGAATCGCGCCGGTTATTACGAAACCGAACATCACAGTCAATTGTTCAAGAATATTCGCGGTGCTATCCATGAAGGCCGGATTATCGTTCTCTACGGCGTCATTGGCAGCGGCAAAACCGTCACTTTACGGCGATTGCAGCAACAACTGAAAGACGAAAATAAAGTCACCGTCTCCCGCTCACAGGCGGTAGAAAAGCACAACGTTAAACTGAACACACTGATGGCGGCACTGTTCTACGATCTGTCAGCCGGAAAGAAGGTCAGGATACCTTCCCGATCCGAGGACCGTGAACGGGAATTACAGGAGTTGGTCAAAAAGGGCAAACGCCCGGTGGCTTTATTTATCGACGATGCCCATGCCTTGAAAGATGACGCTTTAACCGGCATCAAACGGCTTATGGAAGTGATTGAAAGCGATGGCGGATGTTTGTCAGTAGTCCTTGCGGGTTGGCCCAAGCTGCGTAATGATTTGCGCCGCCCCAAATTGGAAGAAATCGGCTTACGTACCGATATGTTTTCAATGGATGGTATCACGGGCAGCCAACGTGAATACATTCGATGGTTGCTCACTACCTGCACCGGACGCCAGGAAGGGATAGAGGCATTGATGACCGCCGATGCCATCGATCTCTTGGCAAGCCGGTTACGGACAGCCTTACAGATCGAATGGCATCTCACTCAGGCTTTTGAAGCCGGTTATCAATCAGGCGAATTACCGGTAGATGCTGAATTGGTCGAAACGGTACTCTCCAAGCATTTGGATGATATGGAGGCCACCATCACGCGGCAAGGCTATGGTCTGCGGGAATTGGTGCAGAACTTTGATGCAAAACCGGCAGAAATCAAAGCGCTATTTGCCAACCAGCTCGATCCAGTCCGTGCCAGCGAGCTACGAGATCGTATGCGCCTGGCTGGATTACCAATTTGA
- a CDS encoding type II toxin-antitoxin system VapC family toxin: MFKTLLLESGLTQNEHFWGFFHRPPDTNVVSELRKVRPHGAVVAWIEGVADAELYLSAVTLGEIQAGIEITREQAPAKAADIEAWADQVGATYNVLPMDAVTFRLWAKLMHRQSDTVYEDAMIAASALVHKLTVVTRNIRDFERFQVSVFNPFV; the protein is encoded by the coding sequence ATATTTAAAACGTTACTACTTGAAAGTGGCTTAACTCAGAACGAACACTTTTGGGGGTTCTTCCACAGGCCCCCTGATACCAATGTTGTTTCGGAGTTGCGCAAGGTTCGCCCCCATGGAGCGGTAGTAGCGTGGATCGAAGGCGTAGCCGATGCTGAACTTTACCTGTCTGCTGTGACACTCGGTGAAATCCAAGCAGGCATTGAAATCACACGCGAGCAAGCCCCTGCCAAGGCTGCGGATATAGAGGCATGGGCCGATCAGGTGGGAGCTACCTATAATGTATTGCCCATGGACGCTGTGACCTTTCGGCTATGGGCGAAACTGATGCACCGTCAGTCGGACACGGTCTATGAAGATGCTATGATCGCGGCCAGTGCGCTTGTGCACAAGCTTACTGTAGTCACCCGAAACATCCGGGATTTTGAACGCTTTCAAGTGTCCGTGTTCAACCCATTCGTATAA